The window ACCGGTTCATCCGCCGGCGCCGAGGCGTCGCTGGCCGCGATCTGTATCGAGACCATCGGTCCGTCGTCGGCCTCGACGGAAACGAGACCCGCCTGTGGTCCGGCGGCGTCTTCGGCGCCTGCCGTCGATGCGAGCAGGAGCGCGCTCAGAAACAAGGGGATACGATGACGTTGGGACACTAGGATCTCCTTTGGTTGGCAGTCGGGGTCACGATGTCGCCGGGACTGCGATCATGCAAGAGTCGAGTCAGTTGATTCGTGCTGGTTGTTGTTCTGTATTTCCAGTCTGGGCCGGAAATTCGCAGGCGTAGTGTAGAACGAAATCGTGCTGCGTGTAAGCGGCAGAGCCAAACAATTTGTGGTTGGCGGCGTCAGCGCGGACAATGCCGGTAACCAGACGGTTCAGCCGGCCGTGGTCCGGATTGCCTCGCGGGCTGCGGGGCAAATACCGGCGCAACGCCGCGATTATCATCCATCTACGGGAGAAGGCCATGGTCGAAGCACACAGGTTCGAGATTGTCCTGAAGCACGTTCGAGATTACGAATTCAACGTCACATTCGACTGGGCCGATGCGGAGACCCTGCTCGTGGATGAGCCGGCCCCGCTCGGGCGAGAGCAGGGACCCAACGCGGCACGCCTGGTGGCCGCGGCGGCTGGTAACTGTCTCAGCGCGAGCCTGATGTTCTGCATCGCCAAGTCACAGGTCCCGGGTGAAAGTGTGGTAACGCACGTCACCGGCCGGATGGAACGAAACGAAAAGGGTCGCATCAGGATCGGGCGGATCGATGTGG of the Gammaproteobacteria bacterium genome contains:
- a CDS encoding OsmC family protein, whose amino-acid sequence is MVEAHRFEIVLKHVRDYEFNVTFDWADAETLLVDEPAPLGREQGPNAARLVAAAAGNCLSASLMFCIAKSQVPGESVVTHVTGRMERNEKGRIRIGRIDVDMTVCDSLAEAGKMKRCLALFEDFCVVTSSLREGIPVGVTVRDAAGEVLHENG